The window TACCTGATCCCACCTCCCACCTCCTGCCTACTCCATCGCCTCGGCCACACCCTGGTCCTCACCCAGGAACCCGCCACTCTGGTGCTGCCACAACCGCGCATAAGTACCATTCTCCGCCAGCAGTTGCGCATGGGTGCCTTGCTCGATGATGCGCCCTTCATCCATCACGATCAGCCGGTCCATGGCGGCAATCGTCGACAACCGGTGCGCGATGGCGATGACGGTCTTGCCTTGCATCATTTCATCCAGGCTCTCCTGAATGGCCACTTCCACTTCCGAGTCCAGCGCACTGGTGGCTTCGTCCAGCAGCAGGATCGGCGCGTTCTTAAGCATCACCCGGGCAATAGCGATGCGCTGGCGCTGGCCACCTGACAGCTTGATGCCGCGCTCTCCCACCAAGGTGTCGTAACCCGTGTTGCCCTGGCGGTCGCTGAGCTGGCTGATGAAACCATCGGCCTGGGCATTGGCCGCAGCGGCGCGGATCTGCGCTTCGGTGGCATCGGGGCGGCCATAGGCAATGTTGTCGCGAATCGAGCGGTGCAGCAGCGAGGTGTCCTGGGTGACCATGCCGATCGCCGCGCGCAGGCTGTCCTGAGTGACCTTGGCCACGTTCTGCCCGTCGATACGGATTTCCCCTCTGTCCACGTCGTAGAAGCGCAGCAGCAGGTTGATCAAGGTGGATTTGCCGGCGCCGGAGCGGCCGACCAGGCCGACTTTTTCGCCCGGGCGAATGTGCAGGCTCAGGTCGTCGAGCACCTGACGCTCGCCGTTGTAGTTGAAGCCCACCTTGTCGAAACTCACCGCGCCACCCGTGGTTACCAGCTCGGCAGCGCCCGGCGCATCCTTTACCTTGGGGCCGCGGGTGAGGGTGGCCATGCCGTCCTGCACGGTGCCGATGTTTTCGAACAGCGAGGTTATCTCCCACATGATCCAGTGCGACATGCCGTTGATACGCAAGGCCATGGCGGTGATCGCCGCCACCGCCCCGGTACCGACCTGGCCCTGGTGCCACAGCCACAGCGCATAGCCACCGGCAGCGATGATCAAGCCCACCACCAGCGCCTGGTTGACGATTTCGAACTGGCTGACCAGACGCATCTGGCGAAAGCCGGTCTGCTTGAAATCCTCCATGGCCGCGCGCGCGAAGTGCGCTTCGCGGTTGGCGTGCGAGAACAGCTTCACCGTGGTGATGTTGGTGTAGGCGTCGGACACCCGCCCGGTCATCGACGATCGCGCATTGGCCTGCTCCTGGCCGACCTTGCCCAGGCGTGGCACGAAATACAGCATGGCCAGGCCGAACAGTACGACCCAGGCAATGAATGGCAGCATGAGTTTCAGGGCAAAGCCACCGGCCAAGGCAATGATCGCGATGAAGTACACCCCGATCCCGGGCAGGATCTCGATGATGGTGAACAACACATCGCGCACCGCCAGTGCCGTCTGCATCACCTTGGTGGTGACCCGACCAGAAAACTCGTCAGAAAAGAACGACAGGCTCTGGCGTAGCATCAGCCGGTGAAAGTCCCAGCGCAGCCGCAGCGGCAAATTGATCGCCAGCACCTGGTGCTGAACCATGGTGCGCAGCGCCACCAGCCCGATGCTGACCAGCAGGACGATGCCAATACCCCACAGCACCCGGGTTTCTTCGGGGCCGACGGCACCGCCGGCCTGCCAGGCCGAGAGCAGGTCCACGACCTGGCCGAGAAAGGCGAACAGCCAGGCTTCGTAGATCGATACCCCGGCACTGAGCAGCGCAAGCACCAGGATGTAGCCGCGTGCGCCCCGGGTGCAGGCCCACATGAAGCGCAACAGGCCAACCGGTGGCGGTGGTACCTCATCAGGTGGGAAGGGATCGAGCCAGCGCTCAAAGATGCGAAGCATGCTTGTCTCCGGAAAATCAATTCTTGCCTGCCGGTGACCATGACACGCAGCGATATGTCCGCTGTCGCCATGGCAGGCTTGGGCTGCAATGCAGCCCCAGTCAAGCCGGCAACCTTAACTGACAGACACTGACCCAACGGTCGTTGTTAACAAAACTTTGCAAATTATTACATTTCTGTCTGATTTCATTTTGCCTTGGTGCTGTAGGGGTACCCGCGACGAGATCGGGCCTGCAGGGAACGGTCAGCGCCGTGCCGACAACTGCTGCGGTGCCAAAAAAGCATCATGGAAGTAATTGCGTACAGCCTGCATCGCCGGGCTGAACGCCCGTTCCCGGTGCCAGGCCAACCCGACGCTCATCGGTGTCACCGGGTCGCTGATGCTAACCGTCTCGATACGCTTGCCCTCCAGCGACCAAGGCCGGTGCACCAGGTCCGACAGGATCGCTACACCGCTGCCATTGGCAACCATGCTGCGCACGGCCTCCACCGAACTGGTCCGCACCCGCACTCTCGGCCGCTGCCCGGCCTGCTCCCAATAGCGCATGGCGCTTTGCTCGGCCTCATCCACGGTCAGCAGGATGAACGGCTCGCAGGCCACATCGGCCAGGCTTACCGCCGAGCGCTCGCACAGCGGATGGTTGCCAGGCAGCCACAGGCGGCGTTCGGAGTTGAACAGGGTTTCCGAGACGATGTCCGGGTGGGTGAGGTTGGCGGTGAGTACCACTGCCATGTCGAAACGACCCTCCAGCAACCCTTGCTCGATGGCGCTGCGCTCCTGCTCGTACAGCTCCAAGGTCACATCCGGATGCCAGTGCTCCAGCCGCTGCAGGTGATGGGGCAGGAAGTAGCCGATCACCGTGTAGCTTGCCGCCAGGCGCAGCAGGCCACTGGCGCGCACGTCCGGCAGCGGGCTATTCAACGCATCGTCCACGCTACGCAGGATCACGTAGGCGCGGTTGAGGAAGTGCCGGCCGGCCTCGGTCAGGCTCATGCCCTGCGCCGAGCGCTGGAACAGCAGCACGCCGAGCATCGCCTCCAGCTCCTTGATCGCCGTGGTCACTGCAGACTGGGAAATGTTCAGGTGGATTGCCGCCTGGGAAATCTGGCCGATCTCGGCGGTGGCGACGAAATAGCGGACCTGGCGCAGGGTCAGTGACACGATAGCTCCCGGGGTATCTGATTTTCAGAAGACACCCTATCTGTTTATAGATCTTCCCAAGGGGGTGCGGAGAATCTAACGTGGCTTGCATGCAGTCACAAGCGCCAGGAGAGACAGTCATGCAGGTGGTGGATTTCAACTCGGACATGGGTGAGGGCTTTGGCCCGTGGACGATTGGCGACGGCGTCGACAACGAGCTGATGGGCTACATCAGCACGGCCAACATCGCCACCGGCTTCCATGCTGGTGACCCCGGCACCATGCGCCGTACCGTCGAGCGGGCCAAGGCCCTGGGCGTCGCAGTGGGGGCGCACCCTGGGTTCCGTGACTTGGTCGGCTTCGGCCGCCGACACATCAATGCCCCGGCCCAGGAACTGGTCGACGACATGCTCTACCAACTCGGCGCCCTGCGTGAAATTGCCCGCGCCCAGGGCGTGCGCCTGCAGCACATCAAGCCGCACGGTGCCCTGTACATGCATCTGGCACGTGACGAAGAAGCTGCACGGCTGCTGGTGGAGAACCTGCGGGTGATCGAGCCGGAGCTGCTGCTGTACTGCATGCCGGGTTCGGTGATCTGCCGCATTGCCCAGGAACTTGGCCAGCCGGTCATTCGCGAGTTCTACGCCGACCGCGAGTACGACCTGAGCGGTTCGATCGTGTTCACCCGCAATGTGCGGGGCTACGAACCTGGAGCGGTCGCTGAACGGGTGTTGCGGGCTTGTCAGCAAGGCGTGGTGCGCACGGTCGAGGGCCAGGACCTGGCCATCGAATTCGATTCCATCTGCCTGCACAGCGACACCCCGGGGGCGCTCGACCTGGTCGAGGCCACGCGCAAGGCGCTGGACGCTGCCGGTATCGTGGTGCGTGCGCCACGCTGAATCCGTGGGGCATCCGGCAGGTATACGCCGGAGCCCGTGCAATTTGCTTTCGCCTGCCTTTCTGTAAAGACTCCAAGAAAAGGAACAGTCATGGCCGAACCGCTCGCTACAACCCCTATCCGCTACAGCTTCGGCGCCGACGAGCACCTGTTTGCCGAAGTCAGCGAGAGCATGTCGCTGGAGGCCTTTTTCAAGGGCATGGCTGTCACCCGCGCGGTGGAGCGGCTGGCCCTGGATGGCGTGCTGGATGTGTGCCTGGCCAACGCCTCGTTCCAGATTCGCTTCGACCCGGACCGTATCGCGCCGCAGGCACTGCTGGAGGCGGTGCGCGGTGCCGAAGCGCAGGCGGTGGCCGAGCGCTCGTTGCAGACACGGATCATCGAGATTCCAGTGCTGTACAACGACCCCTGGACCCATGAAACACTGATGCGTTTTCGTGACCGCCATCAGGACCCGGGCAGCACCGACCTGGAGTACGCCGCGCGGATCAACGGCCTGGCCGATGTCGAGGGGTTCATTGCCGCGCACAGCGG of the Pseudomonas asiatica genome contains:
- a CDS encoding ABC transporter ATP-binding protein, with product MLRIFERWLDPFPPDEVPPPPVGLLRFMWACTRGARGYILVLALLSAGVSIYEAWLFAFLGQVVDLLSAWQAGGAVGPEETRVLWGIGIVLLVSIGLVALRTMVQHQVLAINLPLRLRWDFHRLMLRQSLSFFSDEFSGRVTTKVMQTALAVRDVLFTIIEILPGIGVYFIAIIALAGGFALKLMLPFIAWVVLFGLAMLYFVPRLGKVGQEQANARSSMTGRVSDAYTNITTVKLFSHANREAHFARAAMEDFKQTGFRQMRLVSQFEIVNQALVVGLIIAAGGYALWLWHQGQVGTGAVAAITAMALRINGMSHWIMWEITSLFENIGTVQDGMATLTRGPKVKDAPGAAELVTTGGAVSFDKVGFNYNGERQVLDDLSLHIRPGEKVGLVGRSGAGKSTLINLLLRFYDVDRGEIRIDGQNVAKVTQDSLRAAIGMVTQDTSLLHRSIRDNIAYGRPDATEAQIRAAAANAQADGFISQLSDRQGNTGYDTLVGERGIKLSGGQRQRIAIARVMLKNAPILLLDEATSALDSEVEVAIQESLDEMMQGKTVIAIAHRLSTIAAMDRLIVMDEGRIIEQGTHAQLLAENGTYARLWQHQSGGFLGEDQGVAEAME
- a CDS encoding LysR family transcriptional regulator — encoded protein: MSLTLRQVRYFVATAEIGQISQAAIHLNISQSAVTTAIKELEAMLGVLLFQRSAQGMSLTEAGRHFLNRAYVILRSVDDALNSPLPDVRASGLLRLAASYTVIGYFLPHHLQRLEHWHPDVTLELYEQERSAIEQGLLEGRFDMAVVLTANLTHPDIVSETLFNSERRLWLPGNHPLCERSAVSLADVACEPFILLTVDEAEQSAMRYWEQAGQRPRVRVRTSSVEAVRSMVANGSGVAILSDLVHRPWSLEGKRIETVSISDPVTPMSVGLAWHRERAFSPAMQAVRNYFHDAFLAPQQLSARR
- a CDS encoding 5-oxoprolinase subunit PxpA, which gives rise to MQVVDFNSDMGEGFGPWTIGDGVDNELMGYISTANIATGFHAGDPGTMRRTVERAKALGVAVGAHPGFRDLVGFGRRHINAPAQELVDDMLYQLGALREIARAQGVRLQHIKPHGALYMHLARDEEAARLLVENLRVIEPELLLYCMPGSVICRIAQELGQPVIREFYADREYDLSGSIVFTRNVRGYEPGAVAERVLRACQQGVVRTVEGQDLAIEFDSICLHSDTPGALDLVEATRKALDAAGIVVRAPR
- a CDS encoding 5-oxoprolinase subunit B family protein, giving the protein MAEPLATTPIRYSFGADEHLFAEVSESMSLEAFFKGMAVTRAVERLALDGVLDVCLANASFQIRFDPDRIAPQALLEAVRGAEAQAVAERSLQTRIIEIPVLYNDPWTHETLMRFRDRHQDPGSTDLEYAARINGLADVEGFIAAHSGAPWFVSMVGFVAGLPFMFQMVERERQLQVPKYLRPRTDTPKLTLGHGGCFGCIYSVRGAGGYQMFGVTPAPIYDPQQTLNYLKEHMVFFRPGDIVQFKPIDRRTYDQAVADVEEGRFDLRIRPVEFSLDAFLADPVGYPRTLQEVLA